The Zygosaccharomyces rouxii strain CBS732 chromosome G complete sequence genome contains a region encoding:
- the MRP49 gene encoding mitochondrial 54S ribosomal protein mL61 (similar to uniprot|P32388 Saccharomyces cerevisiae YKL167C MRP49 Mitochondrial ribosomal protein of the large subunit not essential for mitochondrial translation) translates to MPNIPKQLNFLNRISYNTPKAHVRLDPSRYSGLKLVFQYENHNGQMGARKFWNQYLPTLKFYNPELQMDVLRIRNSNLRDATTPCYLEALDRDGKVIQTLQMKNKRSDTILDEFNQLFELEQIPNDQLIQLKRN, encoded by the coding sequence ATGCCTAATATTCCTAAGCAATTAAACTTTCTCAATCGTATTAGTTATAATACGCCCAAAGCACACGTTCGTCTAGATCCTTCACGTTACAGTGGACTAAAACTGGTATTTCAATATGAAAATCATAATGGCCAAATGGGTGCACGtaaattttggaatcaatATCTACCAACGCTGAAATTCTACAACCCTGAATTGCAAATGGATGTACTCAGAATCAGGAACTCTAATTTGAGAGATGCTACAACGCCTTGCTATTTGGAGGCATTAGATAGAGATGGCAAGGTAATCCAAACTTTAcaaatgaagaacaagCGTTCCGATACAATTTTGGACGAATTTAACCAGCTTTTTGAGCTTGAACAAATACCAAATGACCAATTGATTCAACTAAAAAGGAACTAG
- a CDS encoding uncharacterized protein (similar to gnl|GLV|CAGL0M08426g Candida glabrata CAGL0M08426g and weakly similar to YJL163C uniprot|P46996 Saccharomyces cerevisiae YJL163C Hypothetical ORF), with the protein MTGTVQEEISEETLPLLNKSKSQTVVFEAESACDTMDDDTDELEAQRWREEVRQSHQHNGFLQRPSTGLLCLLLAIVSLGDMLCVTPSISLTMKKVCAAEATENGSCDPVKVQETVSSLFSSGLILSSLFSISVTGAWGQLSDRIGRVKVFAYMTFIKLIGNGLHLFTLSSWCPYSPTAIIVAASVNNLSGGAFSLLANSYSYISDVTEAEKRTEAIGSVMSVTYATMGFGPMVSSILVDLPFGSDALPIFFSLAIGLVATFLCVNSLQEPRHEQARRNSCQSVSTGNSSPLDPLKQLWLPRTKSGSIEPRCTVILLLVLDVLFLCVAAGSGPAFLLFFSYRYGWGSRQLGYYLSSTNLGKAAVLVMLAPRALQLLRNRYGTLPRTADRVDVLFIRFSLCALLTGISIMFWRNKDTRAVYVYAALHAPSALCSPTIQATIIKYCPKSATGQCFGGIALIRSAVMLIFPALLLRIYGYLVSTTPELFMLIPLSCAFLAVMISFVLREPKSASQTGGEQGQPELPRRSSWWSLPASERAREEAMVQTESLRENYSQA; encoded by the coding sequence ATGACGGGAACAGTCCAAGAGGAAATTTCTGAAGAGACGTTGCCCCTGCTCAACAAGTCCAAGAGCCAAACGGTGGTCTTTGAGGCCGAGAGTGCTTGTGATACTATGGATGACGATACTGATGAATTAGAAGCTCAGAGATGGCGCGAAGAAGTAAGGCAATCACATCAACACAATGGATTTTTACAACGCCCTAGCACCGGCTTACTATGTCTCCTATTAGCAATCGTATCTCTCGGGGATATGTTATGTGTGACACCATCAATCTCTTTAACCATGAAGAAAGTTTGCGCTGCAGAAGCCACTGAAAACGGATCATGTGACCCTGTCAAGGTACAGGAAACGGTATCATCGCTTTTCTCGAGTGGTCTGATATTGAGTAGTCTCTTTAGTATATCAGTAACCGGTGCTTGGGGACAACTTTCTGATCGGATAGGTCGTGTTAAAGTGTTTGCCTATATGACATTCATAAAATTAATCGGTAACGGACTTCATTTATTCACACTTTCATCTTGGTGTCCCTACAGCCCTACTGCAATTATTGTAGCAGCCTCCGTTAATAATTTATCAGGAGGGGCATTTAGTCTGTTGGCCAACAGCTATAGTTACATTTCGGATGTTACGGAAGCAGAGAAAAGAACGGAAGCCATAGGATCCGTGATGAGTGTTACTTATGCCACAATGGGATTTGGCCCCATGGTTAGCTCTATATTAGTGGATTTACCATTTGGATCAGATGCTTTACCgatattcttttctttggcGATCGGCCTGGTAGCCACCTTTCTATGCGTTAACTCCTTGCAAGAACCAAGGCACGAACAAGCAAGAAGGAACTCTTGCCAGAGCGTCTCCACAGGCAATTCGTCCCCTCTAGATCCATTAAAACAATTGTGGTTACCACGTACCAAATCGGGCTCCATCGAACCCCGTTGTACGGTAATTCTTCTGCTGGTATTGGACGTTCTATTTCTGTGCGTGGCAGCTGGTTCTGGTCCTGCATTCCTATTATTCTTCTCGTATCGTTACGGATGGGGATCCCGTCAATTGGGTTACTACTTGTCATCCACCAATTTGGGGAAAGCCGCTGTATTAGTAATGTTAGCACCTCGTGCCCTACAGCTTCTAAGGAACCGTTACGGTACACTTCCGAGAACGGCAGATCGCGTAGATGTGCTATTCATACGATTCTCACTATGTGCGCTCTTGACTGGTATATCAATTATGTTCTGGCGTAACAAGGACACTCGTGCAGTCTACGTCTATGCAGCCTTACATGCACCCAGCGCTTTATGTTCACCGACAATACAAGCTACCATTATCAAATACTGTCCCAAATCCGCTACAGGACAATgttttggtggtattgcTTTAATCAGATCTGCTGTCATGCTGATCTTCCCGGCCCTTTTGTTAAGGATTTACGGCTACTTAGTCAGTACAACGCCTGAACTCTTCATGCTAATACCTCTGTCATGTGCATTTTTAGCGGTAATGATCAGTTTCGTACTAAGAGAACCAAAGTCTGCAAGTCAGACAGGAGGAGAGCAGGGGCAGCCGGAACTGCCTAGAAGAAGTTCTTGGTGGTCATTACCTGCCAGCGAGCGAGCAAGAGAGGAAGCCATGGTCCAGACAGAGTCCCTAAGAGAAAACTACTCACAGGCTTGA
- the TPK3 gene encoding cAMP-dependent protein kinase catalytic subunit TPK3 (similar to uniprot|P05986 Saccharomyces cerevisiae YKL166C TPK3 Involved in nutrient control of cell growth and division cAMP-dependent protein kinase catalytic subunit and to YJL164C uniprot|P06244 Saccharomyces cerevisiae YJL164C TPK1 putative catalytic subunit of cAMP-dependent protein kinase), whose amino-acid sequence MSMDAGIATKDNGGQTLGQQGQEEHQNQGPVQQPEQEQQKKLEEQNEQNEQQQVQQVQQPQGNSERDRKDAGRGRNTSGKYCLDDFQILRTLGTGSFGRVHLVRSNHNGRFYALKVLKKHVIVKLKQVEHTNDERRMLSIVAHPFLIRMWGTFQDAEQVFMVMDYIEGGELFSLLRKSQRFPNPVAKFYAAEVCLALEYLHLNDIIYRDLKPENILLDRNGHIKITDFGFAKYVPDVTYTLCGTPDYIAPEVISTKPYNKSVDWWSFGIYIYEMLAGYTPFYDANAMKTYENILNAEIKFPPFFHPDAQDLLSKLIMRDLSKRLGNLQNGTEDVKNHPWFSEVVWEKLLCRNIETPYEPPIQQGQGDTSQFDRYPEEEINYGIAGHDPYDNLFDEF is encoded by the coding sequence ATGTCGATGGATGCTGGGATAGCGACGAAAGACAATGGAGGGCAGACTCTTGGCCAACAGGGGCAAGAGGAGCATCAGAACCAAGGTCCCGTTCAGCAGCCTGAACAGGAACAGCAAAAGAAGCtagaagaacaaaatgaaCAGAatgaacaacaacaagttCAGCAAGTACAACAACCCCAAGGAAATTCGGAACGAGATAGAAAGGATGCAGGACGTGGTAGAAATACATCAGGGAAATACTGTCTTGATGATTTCCAAATTCTAAGAACGTTAGGTACGGGATCATTTGGCAGAGTGCATTTAGTCCGTTCCAACCACAATGGCAGATTCTATGCTTTGAAAGTGTTAAAGAAACATGTCATTGTTAAATTGAAACAGGTTGAACACACAAATGACGAACGTCGTATGCTGTCGATTGTGGCACACCCTTTCTTAATTCGTATGTGGGGGACATTTCAAGATGCTGAACAAGTTTTCATGGTAATGGATTACATAGAAGGTGGCGAGCTTTTCTCACTTTTAAGGAAATCTCAACGTTTCCCCAACCCAGTGGCAAAATTCTATGCAGCTGAAGTCTGTTTGGCTCTAGAATACTTACATTTGAACGATATCATCTACAGAGATTTGAAGCCtgaaaatattttgttGGACAGAAATGGTCACATTAAAATCACAGATTTTGGTTTCGCCAAATACGTTCCTGATGTCACATATACTCTATGTGGTACACCTGATTATATCGCACCTGAAGTAATCAGTACAAAACCCTACAACAAATCTGTTGATTGGTGGTCATTTGGTATTTATATCTACGAAATGCTTGCAGGTTACACACCATTTTATGATGCAAACGCAATGAAAACTTATgaaaatattttaaatGCAGAAATAAAATTTCCACCATTTTTCCACCCTGATGCTCAAGACCTTTTATCGAAACTAATTATGAGAGATTTGAGTAAAAGATTGGGAAACTTACAAAATGGTACGGAAGATGTTAAAAATCATCCCTGGTTCAGTGAAGTGGTTTGGGAAAAATTACTCTGCAGAAATATTGAAACGCCATACGAACCACCAATTCAACAAGGCCAAGGTGATACTTCCCAATTCGATAGGTACcctgaagaagagattaaTTATGGTATAGCGGGTCATGATCCTTACGACAACCTGTTTGACGAATTTTAA
- the MCD4 gene encoding mannose-ethanolamine phosphotransferase MCD4 (highly similar to uniprot|P36051 Saccharomyces cerevisiae YKL165C MCD4 Protein involved in glycosylphosphatidylinositol (GPI) anchor synthesis multimembrane-spanning protein that localizes to the endoplasmic reticulum highly conserved among eukaryotes), translating into MWNKQRITLITVGVLFHLFYLWSIFDIYFVSPLVHGMNQYQSTDQPPAKRLFLIVGDGLRADTTFDYVRHPATGKKEFLAPFIRSLVLNNATYGISHTRMPTESRPGHVAMIAGFYEDVSAVTKGWKENPVDFDSCFNQSTHTYSFGSPDILPMFKDGASDPNRVDAWMYGHEFEDFTQSSIEMDAFVFKHLDDLFHNSTINNTLNNEIRHDGNVFFLHLLGCDTAGHSYRPYSAEYYDNVKYIDGKVETLVEQVRDFFGDDETAFVFTADHGMSAFGSHGDGHPNNTRTPLVAWGAGLNKPVHNLKPVYDNYTQGWDLSHIKRHDVKQADIASLMSYLIGANYPANSVGELPLDYISGDDAAKLSALYNNSRSILEQYLVKEQETIDSQFVYKEYPKFAKKSHQIYLSEIQSLIERIAQGEAQLTADAIQLTEELMKTTLEGLQYLTTYNWRFIRTIVTFGFVGWIGYAFTVFLKIYILGQYDTNASPSIWNRGIFTLLGGVLNFMLYYQRSPFNFYMYLLFPLYLWSHIFANSSFFQKGLQELLKNTTTANRVVAALGIAFVYEGIVYGFFHRWIFTLIFNVLAFYPYACGAQGVFQNICWMLTSAALSTFTLFDAVKVESLNQITCAGFFIVITALYALARLRKNMSHYTAGVFIGQICLVALMVVVTRKSVISLQLRKGLPKDSQYGGWIITAVSLLLMPVFHFAHSNSDYRVRLLVVYLTFAPVFLILTISFESLFYVLFTSWLVQWIEIESHLKQLHQSENWLQLLRVSVIGFFLLQVAFFGTGNVASVSSFSLDSVYRLLPIFDPFPMGALLVLKLLVPYVLLSTALGVLNLRLHIRDYTVSSLIISTSDILSLNFFYLLRTDGSWLDIGVTISNYCLAILSSLFMIILEVIGHMLLRNVNIPRGLDDAAKKRN; encoded by the coding sequence ATGTGGAATAAGCAAAGAATTACTCTAATAACGGTGGGTGTTTTATTCCACCTGTTCTACCTATGGTCTATATTTGACATCTATTTCGTGTCCCCTTTGGTTCACGGTATGAATCAGTATCAGAGTACTGATCAACCTCCTGCTAAGAGGTTGTTTTTAATTGTAGGCGATGGATTACGTGCTGATACCACTTTTGACTATGTTAGACATCCAGCTACAGGTAAAAAAGAGTTTTTAGCACCTTTCATTAGATCTCTGGTATTGAACAACGCAACGTATGGTATCTCTCACACTAGAATGCCTACAGAGTCTCGTCCTGGACATGTAGCTATGATTGCAGGATTTTACGAAGATGTTAGCGCTGTGACTAAAGGttggaaagaaaatccTGTAGATTTTGACAGTTGTTTTAACCAGTCTACCCATACATATTCATTTGGTTCCCCTGATATTTTGCCAATGTTCAAGGACGGTGCATCTGATCCCAACAGGGTCGATGCCTGGATGTATGGTCacgaatttgaagattttacGCAATCATCCATTGAAATGGATGCCTTTGTGTTTAAACATTTGGATGATCTTTTCCACAATTCTACGATAAACAATACTTTAAACAATGAAATTAGACACGATGGTAATGTCTTTTTCTTACACTTGTTAGGTTGTGATACGGCTGGTCATTCTTATAGACCATATTCTGCAGAGTACTACGACAACGTCAAATACATCGATGGCAAAGTGGAAACATTAGTGGAACAAGTACGCGATTtctttggtgatgatgaaacgGCATTTGTATTTACGGCGGATCATGGTATGAGTGCCTTCGGTTCTCACGGTGATGGTCACCCCAATAATACTAGAACTCCTCTAGTCGCTTGGGGGGCCGGTTTGAACAAACCTGTTCATAATTTAAAACCAGTCTATGATAACTATACACAGGGTTGGGATTTGTCGCACATTAAGAGACATGATGTGAAACAAGCAGACATCGCCTCGTTAATGTCCTATTTGATTGGTGCCAACTATCCTGCCAATTCCGTGGGAGAATTGCCGCTGGACTACATTTCAGGTGATGACGCAGCAAAACTAAGTGCTCTCTACAACAATTCTCGCAGCATCTTGGAACAGTATCTGGtcaaagaacaagaaaccATAGATTCACAATTCGTTTACAAGGAATACCCAAAGTTTGCCAAGAAATCTCATCAAATCTACTTATCTGAAATTCAATCACTCATCGAACGCATTGCACAAGGCGAGGCCCAGTTGACCGCCGATGCTATCCAATTGACCGAAGAGCTCATGAAAACAACTTTAGAAGGTTTGCAATATTTGACTACCTACAACTGGAGATTCATTCGAACCATCGTGACCTTTGGATTCGTCGGTTGGATCGGCTATGCATTCACTGTATTCCTCAAGATTTACATATTAGGGCAGTACGATACAAATGCCTCTCCATCCATATGGAACCGTGGCATTTTCACTCTCCTTGGGGGTGTGCTAAATTTCATGCTTTACTACCAACGTTCgcctttcaatttttacaTGTACCTATTATTCCCACTGTATTTGTGGTCTCACATCTTCGCCAACAGCTCATTCTTCCAAAAAGGTCTACAAGAACTGCTCAAAAACACAACTACCGCCAACAGGGTCGTGGCTGCCCTCGGTATAGCCTTTGTCTATGAAGGTATCGTATACGGATTTTTCCATCGTTGGATCTTCACTTTAATATTTAACGTCCTAGCATTTTACCCCTATGCATGTGGTGCGCAAGGCGTTTTCCAAAACATCTGTTGGATGCTGACCAGTGCTGCTCTGTCCACTTTTACACTATTTGATGCTGTTAAGGTTGAATCCTTAAACCAGATTACATGCGCtggatttttcattgtAATAACCGCTCTATATGCACTGGCACGGCTGAGAAAGAATATGAGTCACTATACTGCTGGTGTATTTATCGGCCAGATTTGTCTAGTGGCATTGATGGTCGTTGTTACTCGTAAGTCTGTCATTTCCCTACAACTCAGAAAAGGGTTGCCAAAGGATTCACAATATGGTGGATGGATCATTACAGCTGTATCACTGTTGCTGATGCCGGTTTTCCATTTCGCTCATTCTAACAGTGATTACAGAGTACGTCTTTTAGTTGTTTACCTGACGTTTGCACCTGtgtttttgattttgacAATTTCATTCGAATCCCTCTTCTACGTGCTTTTTACGTCGTGGTTAGTCCAATGGATCGAAATCGAGTCTCATTTGAAACAATTGCATCAATCAGAAAACTGGTTGCAACTACTAAGAGTATCGGTTATCGGTTTCTTCTTACTTCAGGTTGCATTCTTTGGCACGGGAAATGTAGCCTcagtttcttcattctcCTTGGATTCAGTTTATCGCCTGCTGCCAATATTTGATCCATTCCCCATGGGGGCTCTACTTGTGTTAAAACTACTGGTGCCCTACGTTCTGCTTTCCACGGCACTGGGCGTATTGAACCTAAGGTTGCATATTCGGGATTATACGGTCTCCTCTTTGATCATCTCGACCAGTGATATTTTATCcttgaatttcttctacttACTTAGAACTGACGGATCATGGCTTGATATTGGTGTCACCATTTCCAACTATTGTCTAGCCATACTGTCATCCCTGTTCATGATCATCCTAGAAGTCATCGGTCACATGCTCTTGAGGAATGTTAACATTCCACGGGGGCTTGATGATGCTGCCAAGAAACGCaattaa
- the FMP33 gene encoding Fmp33p (weakly similar to uniprot|P46998 Saccharomyces cerevisiae YJL161W FMP33 The authentic non-tagged protein was localized to the mitochondria): MRPTLSSKALSAFLKPGLFKSASKDIPYAASGVNFAVNVCITSLYGVALWTFYKDYMTTKRANLRRVTDNAKDRPAFLKDIQKEIHDAPNRLFHSDREDEQQERGNFRRTIHSLTFGDVSMFCLGWGFLIQLCNVGLAVQGRQSIVYRGGLAGALTFPPLAYFIWRQRLHRLESEGVQIY, encoded by the coding sequence ATGAGGCCAAcattatcttcaaaagCACTTTCTGCATTTCTAAAACCAGGTTTGTTCAAATCAGCGTCCAAAGACATCCCATATGCGGCATCTGGAGTTAATTTCGCGGTAAATGTATGTATTACTTCTCTCTATGGGGTAGCTCTCTGGACTTTCTATAAGGATTACATGACAACCAAACGTGCAAATTTGCGTAGAGTAACTGACAATGCTAAGGACAGACCTGcttttttaaaagataTTCAGAAGGAGATACACGATGCCCCAAACAGATTGTTCCATTCAGATCGTGAAGATGAGCAGCAGGAGAGGGGCAACTTTAGAAGAACAATCCATTCTTTAACATTTGGCGATGTTTCCATGTTCTGTCTTGGCTGGGGGTTCCTAATTCAACTGTGTAACGTCGGATTGGCAGTTCAGGGTAGGCAATCCATTGTCTACAGAGGCGGACTAGCAGGTGCTCTGACATTCCCCCCTCTAGCATACTTTATATGGAGACAAAGGTTGCACAGACTGGAATCTGAGGGTGTTCAAATATACTGA
- the JJJ2 gene encoding Jjj2p (similar to uniprot|Q757X4 Ashbya gossypii AEL112C AEL112Cp and weakly similar to YJL162C uniprot|P46997 Saccharomyces cerevisiae YJL162C JJJ2 Protein that may function as a cochaperone as suggested by the presence of a DnaJ-like domain) — translation MTPPLKIQLDETTYYSTLGLSTNASDKEIHKSYVKLARELHPDKSKSDGAAELFKLISHAHSVLMDKEKKDAYDKILISKGLLNHSPRRNYHRFEGTTVSEVADKVKSTKPQRPYEKQPYGFNTKSTTPPKTKVPIFQSFNLKNYQTKSYQTRGGQNTTAPQKSNGVFDSRPTTPFNSGKDDKNQINDNQKHEEEEEANDRTKIHKVNPFENSQNSPFANHDHRHYARTKHEARAQERRSTSPIKTVPTSSGKSEGWDSLKHLLEKFKQQDSENEVPPRFQGSKKEEAQDEKKQSDKIRKAESQSIHLDDLSQSLPRENNFFDMRNVSNSIPAIKRTKLDIRIPDESPKQEHKKDTQNIAESLFVPVNRPLPRIYKTDHIPLDQYMINSKSLQWQLPAMPNFQCNILNQSEVEYCKELVKSFNEESNALKEQLLQTLRERLDADKILNERLVKVENTANWVSSKDFDFEVVNKLGELQSRQRIVAQSFANLLKSAYASDQRNS, via the coding sequence ATGACTCCAccattaaaaattcaacTTGATGAGACTACTTATTACTCTACATTAGGATTGAGCACCAATGCATCTGATAAAGAGATCCATAAATCATATGTGAAATTGGCTCGTGAACTACATCCAGACAAATCAAAATCCGATGGTGCAGCTGAGTTGTTCAAATTGATCAGTCATGCCCATTCTGTGTTGATGGataaagagaagaaagatgCATACGATAAGATTTTAATATCAAAGGGACTTCTAAATCATTcaccaagaagaaattaccaCAGATTCGAGGGGACTACAGTGTCAGAGGTAGCTGATAAAGTTAAATCTACAAAACCTCAACGACCTTATGAGAAGCAACCTTATGGATTCAATACGAAGAGTACCACACCTCCCAAGACCAAAGTACCGATCTTTCAATCAtttaatttgaagaattaccaaACTAAGAGTTATCAGACCAGAGGTGGACAGAACACAACGGCTCCACAAAAGAGTAATGGCGTTTTTGATTCAAGACCAACTACACCATTCAATTCAGGGaaagatgataaaaatcaaatcaatgACAACCAAAAAcatgaggaagaagaggaagctAATGATAGAACTAAAATTCATAAAGTGAACCCTTTCGAAAACTCACAGAATTCACCATTTGCCAATCACGATCACCGTCATTATGCAAGAACCAAACACGAGGCCAGAGCTCAGGAGAGAAGATCTACTTCACCAATAAAAACTGTACCCACGTCTTCAGGTAAATCAGAGGGTTGGGACAGTTTGAAGCATCTATTAGAAAAATTCAAACAACAAGATTCGGAAAACGAAGTGCCGCCCAGGTTTCAGGGCtcaaagaaagaggaaGCACAGGACGAAAAGAAACAGAGTGATAAAATACGCAAAGCAGAGTCTCAAAGTATACATCTAGATGATTTGAGTCAATCTCTACCGAGGGAGAACAATTTCTTCGATATGAGAAACGTTAGCAATTCTATACCTGCTATCAAGAGAACTAAGCTAGATATAAGAATTCCAGATGAATCACCAAAGCAAGAGCACAAGAAGGATACTCAAAACATCGCAGAGTCTCTTTTTGTTCCTGTTAATAGACCGCTGCCGAGAATCTACAAGACAGATCACATACCATTGGATCAGTACATGATAAACTCTAAATCGCTTCAGTGGCAGCTACCTGCAATGCCTAATTTTCAATGCAACATACTAAATCAATCAGAAGTGGAATACTGTaaggaattggttaaaagtTTCAATGAAGAATCCAACGCTCTGAAAGAACAGCTTTTACAGACATTACGGGAACGTCTAGATGCAGACAAGATACTGAATGAAAGACTAGTTAAAGTAGAGAACACCGCAAACTGGGTctcttccaaagatttcGATTTTGAAGTGGTCAATAAGCTCGGAGAACTGCAAAGCAGGCAGCGAATCGTCGCACAGAGTTTCGCCAACTTACTGAAAAGCGCATACGCTTCAGATCAAAGGAATTCATGA